Part of the Sorghum bicolor cultivar BTx623 chromosome 1, Sorghum_bicolor_NCBIv3, whole genome shotgun sequence genome, CATGGCAGCCATGTCCAGGCCTAGATTTCCTGCCAATGGCGGTGCGCCTGGCTGATGTACCATGGCCTGCGGGTTCTGCACCATCGTCATTGATGTTGGGTGCAGTGCATGCGCAAAGCTCGGGTACTGCAAGTGAGCAGGATGGGAAGGGGCCGGGTTGAAGGCGGTGTGGCCACTATGTGGTGGTAAGTATGCCGCATGGGGGGACACTGGTTGTCCCACCATATTGTAGAACGGTGCAGATGGCATATTGGCACTCTCTCTATGACCTTGAAACCATACATCTGCTGTTTCAACCTGACAGTCACGGAAAATAAAAGGCTATAGTCATGCTTACATATTACAATGGAACAAAGAACCTTGAGAAGTAGTTAATGGTCCAGAACAGAGTTCACACTACCTGTGGATTCGGTGCATAGAGGCTGTTGTCCTTGTATTTACTCATATTGGTATCCTCAATAGCACCTGTGCCGCCAATTACACCGTTACTGACAGGGTAACCATTATGATTTGCATAGCCATATCCAGCAGGGGCTCCTTGAAACACTTGCTTATACTGATGGTTTGATCCATATTTCATGCCATTAGCAGATAGTTGTGAGGCTCCATTAGGCATCACCACATAGCTGCTGGTGTGTGGCAACTGAGGAAATGCAGGGTTGCTTGAATAGTTTGGGACAACCATTGGAGACCCAAACTGTGGTGAGAAAACTTGCCGATATGGCAAAAAGTTTGgataatgaggtacttggaattGTTGAGAAAACATCTGGGGCACTGGTTGTTGAGTTGCTGTAGATGCAGGTAACTGATAGGCATTTACAGAATGTAAAACCATGGCCTGCCGACATAACCTCACATAAGTTGTCGTAAAGCCTAGCCAATGAACATAGGCCTGGGGCAATGGATAAGCACTAGCAACAGAATCCAGATACTAGCATGATAATTGCTCATGCAGGTTAAGAGCCAACAGCCACGCATCATAAAACCTCTGAAAAGACATACTAGCCTAGAGTGTAAAAGTAAGGAAATAAGGCAACTAAATATACATTCCATCTGGCACTCCATTGCAAAAACTTAGTTGTATAGGTGCACTTGATGTTCGTAAAGGTTACTGCAGGTCCGAATATGTACTAATAGTAATAGGAGTGCAAGTCCCTGACAGCTAGATGCTAATAGGTTCTTATAGGCAGGTTCTCGAATAAATCTTAATAATGCTAAACAATGCAAATTTTATTAATAGCAACTATAAACCTACAAAAGGAAGATCCCGTGAGTGAAGAAGAAAGCAAAAGACAGTCAATTTCAACCTTTAAACTCTCACTTGAAAAGTTTGCAAACAAACGATCCAGATAAAATTACTGTTTCTAAACATATCAACCAGGAAACAGAATGTTGATCTTACCTCCGATGAATAAGCTATACTTTGGGCTGCTTCACCATCAACAACTTTAGTAATAAATGACATCCCATAACCAGAATCTGGCTCGTATGCCTGGTACATCATAAAGTGTAAGCTTAAGGGGAAAAAATCAAAAGTATATAAATGAGGAGTACACAGAAAGCAAATAAAATGTTGTCATATGTTTTCAAGTGAGTTACCTTAAAATTCTGTGTAGTTTCCTGATGCTGAAGTCGAGGTTGAGAATGTGTGACCTTGCTTGAAATCATCTCATTTGTCCCATACTCACCGACAACACCAGGAGTCCGAACCTCCACACACTCCGTCAATGACTGCTGATGTTCAGAAACTGAAACAGCAGACTCTGACTGTGGAAGTGGACTGCAGGAAACAACATTATCCATTCTACCATTAGGACGATCAGTTGATGTGGAATCCAAAGCTGCCAGGCTGTatgcaacaaacaaacaaaagtctcAATTTAAAGATGAAATAGTTTTAAGTAGACAATCAAGAAAAAACTGTCATATGGAAACACTGGAGCTGGTACAATTGCATCTTGCATGCTACAAAGTATTAGTCGAAAATGCTTCGAACCTTGAAGGGGAGTGATCATTCAGTTCTTCTTTAGCCACAATATCACAAGAGGCTGTTAAAGAAGCCTTTGGATCAATTTCAGATTCAAAAGAACCGAAGATGAAATGAGTTCTTTCGGAATCTGGTATCCTGATGTGCTCCGGTATAATGACATGTTCATGTGATACATTAGCATGTGAAAGCTTCTTAGACAAAGCAGACACTTCTGTTTTACTTCCATCATCAACAGGTGATGGAGCAGCAGGAGGTGCAGCAGTAACTGCATGACTGATAGAGCTGGGGCTTACTGATTTGGGCTTCCACTCCAAATGTGGGCTAACTGCATACGATTTTAAACATCAATTTGCTAGACCAAGGTAAACCAATAATAAAGATGGAAAAGCACAGTCTATCCCTCCAGAAATGCATATAAAAAAAT contains:
- the LOC8077056 gene encoding uncharacterized protein LOC8077056 isoform X1; translated protein: MASRGGPSGFVDYCHNGAKRHDSNKENTSQQGSNAIRVQKERKTEWARPGRVFNRNITRGGYSRSSLPGVTQEFRIVKDNRIKLKEVSETLPEASQNGDSSNECAFSNVKDKSSTEKLAAQQHLVTCNTNGHGAAHADNVIKSATQAHDKEVKPSIVIKLEQSEGGQSSLVGSPAVSGKGNQNTVDTAASGKNNFGVELCCSSSDPIHVPSPGSKSAGTFGAIKREVGVVGARQRPSNSAATTTSASNGLVKVVSAPKGNNPSKEQQSGLSSVSLRNIRINLPVPLSNKQSHHVVSHTKVSPHLEWKPKSVSPSSISHAVTAAPPAAPSPVDDGSKTEVSALSKKLSHANVSHEHVIIPEHIRIPDSERTHFIFGSFESEIDPKASLTASCDIVAKEELNDHSPSSLAALDSTSTDRPNGRMDNVVSCSPLPQSESAVSVSEHQQSLTECVEVRTPGVVGEYGTNEMISSKVTHSQPRLQHQETTQNFKAYEPDSGYGMSFITKVVDGEAAQSIAYSSEAMVLHSVNAYQLPASTATQQPVPQMFSQQFQVPHYPNFLPYRQVFSPQFGSPMVVPNYSSNPAFPQLPHTSSYVVMPNGASQLSANGMKYGSNHQYKQVFQGAPAGYGYANHNGYPVSNGVIGGTGAIEDTNMSKYKDNSLYAPNPQVETADVWFQGHRESANMPSAPFYNMVGQPVSPHAAYLPPHSGHTAFNPAPSHPAHLQYPSFAHALHPTSMTMVQNPQAMVHQPGAPPLAGNLGLDMAAMVPGSQVGAFQQNQWTTQSF
- the LOC8077056 gene encoding uncharacterized protein LOC8077056 isoform X2, which encodes MASRGGPSGFVDYCHNGAKRHDSNKENTSQQGSNAIRVQKERKTEWARPGRVFNRNITRGGYSRSSLPGVTQEFRIVKDNRIKLKEVSETLPEASQNGDSSNECAFSNVKDKSSTEKLAAQQHLVTCNTNGHGAAHADNVIKSATQAHDKEVKPSIVIKLEQSEGGQSSLVGSPAVSGKGNQNTVDTAASGKNNFGVELCCSSSDPIHVPSPGSKSAGTFGAIKREVGVVGARQRPSNSAATTTSASNGLVKVVSAPKVSPHLEWKPKSVSPSSISHAVTAAPPAAPSPVDDGSKTEVSALSKKLSHANVSHEHVIIPEHIRIPDSERTHFIFGSFESEIDPKASLTASCDIVAKEELNDHSPSSLAALDSTSTDRPNGRMDNVVSCSPLPQSESAVSVSEHQQSLTECVEVRTPGVVGEYGTNEMISSKVTHSQPRLQHQETTQNFKAYEPDSGYGMSFITKVVDGEAAQSIAYSSEAMVLHSVNAYQLPASTATQQPVPQMFSQQFQVPHYPNFLPYRQVFSPQFGSPMVVPNYSSNPAFPQLPHTSSYVVMPNGASQLSANGMKYGSNHQYKQVFQGAPAGYGYANHNGYPVSNGVIGGTGAIEDTNMSKYKDNSLYAPNPQVETADVWFQGHRESANMPSAPFYNMVGQPVSPHAAYLPPHSGHTAFNPAPSHPAHLQYPSFAHALHPTSMTMVQNPQAMVHQPGAPPLAGNLGLDMAAMVPGSQVGAFQQNQWTTQSF